TATGTAAAATGCTTAATCAAAAACATAGATAAGGAATGGGGCTTTCCCCATTCCTTATCTATGTTTTTGCAAGTTTGGAAGCGGGATCAGGACGCTGCAAAAACAGGGTAGGTTGCGGGGAGAATCTCCAGCGATGGTGCCATTTACTGATAGAAGTTTTTTGTTTTTACGATTATAGTTATACTAGGAATTATTATGTCTACTGCCGTTTTGTATGCAAAATTTGTATAATCAACGTTCGTTTTAACCTAATAAGAATCGACAAACCCGGACGCCACAGATAAGGAGATATCAATGAGAATACTTATTGTTGACGACAATCCGACGAATGTCATTATCATTCGAGAAATTCTGAAAAAAGAAAACTATCGTGACATTGTTACGGCGAGTTCCGCCATGGAAATGTTTGAAGTGTTGGGAATTGGGGAGGAAAGCAACGAACTTCGTCCAAGACCGTCGGATATTGACCTGATTTTGCTAGATATGATGATGCCCGAGATGGACGGCATCGAAGCCTGCAGTATTGTGCAGAAATTTGAGAATCTGAAGGATATACCGATTATTATGGTGACTGCCATCGGAGACTCCAAGAAACTTGCCGAAGCATTGGATGCAGGTGCATCCGATTATGTGACCAAACCGATTAATAAAGTCGAACTGATGGCCAGAATTCGACTCGCACTTCGTTTGAAACAGGAGAAGGATTGGCATAAAGAGCGTGATCAACGTATTCAGGATGAGCTCAAGTTGGCAGCGATGGTCCAAAATGCTGTTTTAAGTCCGGCAATTAGGGACCCGCTGTTCCAAGTGCATGCCATCTATAAACCATCCTTTGAGCTTGCGGGTGATCTGTATTCTTGGTACCCCCTTGGGGAAGGCCGTTACGGAGTACTGCTGCTCGACATGATGGGACACGGGATATCTTCATCCCTGTTTACCATGTTTATCGCTTCTGTGTTGAAAGATACGGTTACCACTTATGTGGATCCAGAGAAGGTCATTCAGGAGTTGAACCGTCGTTTTAACCAGCTCCATCTGGAGAAACAATTGGTGCAGTATTATTTCACGGCAATTTATCTGGTCGTTGATACACGTATGAAGCGCATTGATTATGTTAATGCAGGGCATCCACCTGCTTTATTTTTCCGAAACGACGGCAGTGTCACCACATTTGACAGTGTCTGCTGTCCTGTTGGTTTATTTGACAAAATGGATATTGAACCACAAACGATCCATTACGAGGGCGACGGGCATATTGCACTCTATACGGATGGATTATTGGAAGCTGTTCAGGGTGG
The nucleotide sequence above comes from Paenibacillus sp. W2I17. Encoded proteins:
- a CDS encoding PP2C family protein-serine/threonine phosphatase — protein: MRILIVDDNPTNVIIIREILKKENYRDIVTASSAMEMFEVLGIGEESNELRPRPSDIDLILLDMMMPEMDGIEACSIVQKFENLKDIPIIMVTAIGDSKKLAEALDAGASDYVTKPINKVELMARIRLALRLKQEKDWHKERDQRIQDELKLAAMVQNAVLSPAIRDPLFQVHAIYKPSFELAGDLYSWYPLGEGRYGVLLLDMMGHGISSSLFTMFIASVLKDTVTTYVDPEKVIQELNRRFNQLHLEKQLVQYYFTAIYLVVDTRMKRIDYVNAGHPPALFFRNDGSVTTFDSVCCPVGLFDKMDIEPQTIHYEGDGHIALYTDGLLEAVQGGQEQQHEFLIEKLTGSHQWNEAAMQAMFFDDEIPQERDDDKCLVWITLDKGAGDE